The following are encoded together in the uncultured Sphaerochaeta sp. genome:
- a CDS encoding PfkB family carbohydrate kinase, with protein sequence MQYIIISTAVVDEIHFPGNSSVVEAGGGAGLYAYAGARLWHPSVGLCCGKGKDFNETLKPIFEKHNIPDSCMFNVHAETPKTIVNYQEDGERIETPVYGKDHYQRFVAGIDELEVPLSEAKGAYLFKEAEDSAFWKALFSLKKEYGFTLLWEMSASSAKPGSLGLVESIASQVEILSLNRSESHALYGEDEQAVIERLRGLGIPLVFYRRGKQGALMITKDEIVSVPSDFSYALVDPTGAGNSSSAAVLVGFCEGKTLYEIGIMGSIAAGSNISQFGIAPLSNQETFDKAEDRLAYFIHQEKGENQ encoded by the coding sequence ATGCAATATATAATCATTTCAACGGCAGTGGTTGATGAAATCCATTTTCCAGGAAATTCCAGTGTCGTGGAGGCTGGAGGAGGAGCAGGGTTGTACGCATACGCGGGTGCCAGGCTTTGGCATCCTTCGGTCGGGCTCTGTTGTGGAAAGGGCAAGGATTTCAACGAAACATTAAAGCCAATTTTCGAGAAACATAACATTCCTGATTCTTGTATGTTCAACGTTCATGCGGAAACTCCAAAGACAATAGTGAATTATCAGGAGGATGGGGAGCGTATAGAGACCCCTGTCTATGGGAAGGATCACTATCAGCGTTTTGTTGCAGGCATCGATGAATTGGAAGTCCCTCTATCTGAGGCAAAGGGTGCCTATCTTTTCAAGGAAGCTGAAGATAGTGCCTTCTGGAAAGCCCTGTTTTCGTTGAAGAAAGAATATGGATTCACATTGCTTTGGGAAATGTCTGCAAGTTCTGCCAAACCAGGTAGTTTGGGCCTGGTTGAGAGCATTGCATCGCAGGTAGAAATTCTATCACTGAACAGGAGTGAATCCCATGCCTTGTATGGGGAAGATGAGCAGGCAGTTATTGAGAGGCTTAGGGGACTAGGTATTCCCTTGGTGTTTTATCGTCGAGGAAAGCAAGGTGCCTTGATGATTACCAAAGATGAGATTGTTTCAGTTCCTTCAGACTTCAGTTATGCATTGGTCGATCCTACTGGCGCAGGGAACAGCAGCTCTGCTGCAGTCCTGGTTGGATTTTGTGAGGGAAAGACGCTCTATGAGATAGGAATAATGGGCAGCATTGCTGCAGGAAGCAACATCAGCCAATTTGGGATTGCACCACTCTCCAATCAGGAAACGTTTGATAAAGCAGAGGACCGGCTCGCGTATTTCATACACCAGGAGAAGGGAGAGAACCAATGA
- a CDS encoding nucleoside phosphorylase, with amino-acid sequence MKSDEIRNKAAIKEIHARYPYYHNVPERGLEIEGRPALTQIDPEKIGEYVLMTVRDPLCAYSVDPAEYIAGLLEQSELVGKSGMFTTYSGWYKGAHISVISGGSGSPEMELAFYDLAEYTDASTFIRVGGSGGIGSSVEPGDVVIASGVVREEGMTKAYIDAAYPAASHYEVVLALIEGAEKVANPYHVGVTLSVDSDFVGGGRPSVGGYMQPWNIEKAGIYERAGVLNGDRESAAIVTLSSLFGRRGGSVCSVADNLVTGKKFTAGAGHDTAIRIALEGCAALHEMDMQKNTSGKRYWNRTLNRSYE; translated from the coding sequence ATGAAATCGGATGAAATAAGAAACAAGGCAGCAATCAAAGAGATTCATGCACGGTACCCATATTATCACAACGTGCCTGAAAGAGGTCTTGAGATAGAAGGAAGACCGGCACTTACCCAGATAGACCCAGAAAAAATTGGGGAGTATGTCCTGATGACAGTCCGCGATCCCCTCTGCGCCTATAGCGTGGATCCCGCCGAGTATATCGCTGGGTTGCTGGAACAGAGCGAGCTGGTAGGCAAGTCTGGGATGTTCACAACCTACAGCGGTTGGTACAAGGGTGCTCATATTTCAGTAATCAGTGGAGGGAGTGGATCGCCTGAGATGGAATTGGCGTTCTATGACCTGGCAGAGTATACCGATGCCTCCACGTTCATCAGGGTTGGTGGATCGGGAGGAATCGGAAGCAGTGTGGAGCCTGGAGATGTCGTTATTGCCAGTGGCGTGGTGCGCGAGGAGGGTATGACCAAGGCTTACATCGATGCAGCATACCCGGCAGCTAGTCACTATGAGGTTGTCCTTGCACTTATCGAAGGAGCAGAGAAGGTAGCCAATCCCTATCATGTAGGAGTTACGCTTTCTGTGGATAGCGACTTTGTAGGAGGAGGAAGACCTTCTGTGGGCGGTTACATGCAACCATGGAATATTGAAAAAGCAGGTATTTACGAACGAGCCGGAGTGCTCAATGGAGATAGGGAATCTGCTGCGATTGTTACACTCTCATCACTCTTTGGCCGTCGTGGAGGTTCTGTCTGCTCTGTAGCGGACAACTTGGTAACCGGAAAAAAGTTTACTGCCGGAGCCGGCCATGATACTGCAATCAGAATTGCTTTGGAAGGGTGTGCAGCTCTTCATGAAATGGATATGCAAAAAAATACGAGTGGAAAACGGTATTGGAACCGTACACTGAATAGGAGCTATGAATGA
- a CDS encoding ADP-ribosylglycohydrolase family protein, whose protein sequence is MDIATREKVYAGVVGKIIGVYLGRPVEGWTYEKIRDTFGEIDYYVNDTTKAPLIVPDDDISGTFAFIRSLSDHGCDAQITSKQIGNGWLNYIVEDKTILWWGGLSRSTEHTAYLRLKQGIDAPRSGSIAENGESMATQIGAQIFIDSWALVCPNDPKQTACFAREAARVSHDGIAVEAAVFLAVMESLAFSEKRMDVLIESALCYVESDLLKHLVTEIRECCALASDWKEVRSWIAKYHGYDKYLGNCPMVTNHLVVLMALIMGGDDFQKSISIAVSAGWDTDCNAGNVGCLNGIRLGLEGIEAGADFRTPVADRMLVVTADGGSCISDAVQEAQSLIAMSDALYKLNPKDKECRFNFAFPGSLQGFMIAPGEGMRQTLCFLENTLLTTGTPGLRLSYRNLAKGTIARSCVETFTDLMPKGKDGTSYFEVMASPTLYSGQCVSTTLVCEQDKNPVASLYIQYYQDDGKLLLATSEATQLKKGEQVLRWEIPDTNGFPIYRIGLELTSRKRLDGSVIIRQMDWRGAPKRFSLPRSYEMSPLLTPWTTDTIWLKSFMSSAKNFYPDYTTTFSISHPEKHGVVTIGTQDWDDYIVQSTLTIMQQEGSGLVARSRGHRRYYAALIQDGKARIVKQQDSIQAVLAESDGPYPIDTTYQMSFSVYQDRLTMELDGKVVLKAVDKTYLKGAAGFVVNTGAVLIDGFTVSQEKDNT, encoded by the coding sequence ATGGATATTGCTACAAGAGAAAAAGTATATGCCGGTGTGGTTGGAAAAATCATTGGCGTATACCTAGGGCGTCCGGTAGAAGGATGGACCTATGAGAAGATCAGGGATACCTTTGGTGAGATTGACTACTATGTGAATGATACAACCAAGGCTCCCCTGATCGTTCCCGATGATGATATCAGTGGGACCTTTGCCTTCATTCGCTCGCTCTCCGATCATGGTTGTGATGCACAGATCACCAGTAAACAAATTGGAAACGGGTGGCTGAACTATATCGTAGAGGACAAGACGATTCTCTGGTGGGGTGGCTTGTCCCGCTCAACCGAGCATACAGCATACTTGAGACTGAAACAGGGAATCGATGCACCGCGTAGTGGCAGCATTGCTGAGAATGGGGAGTCGATGGCAACCCAGATAGGGGCTCAGATTTTCATTGACTCCTGGGCACTGGTTTGCCCGAATGACCCAAAGCAGACCGCTTGTTTTGCGCGCGAAGCTGCCCGCGTGAGCCATGATGGGATTGCTGTGGAAGCAGCAGTATTCCTGGCTGTAATGGAATCCCTGGCATTCTCAGAGAAGAGAATGGATGTATTGATTGAGTCTGCGCTTTGCTATGTAGAGAGCGACCTCTTGAAGCACTTGGTCACAGAAATTAGGGAATGCTGCGCTTTGGCTTCCGACTGGAAAGAAGTACGGTCCTGGATAGCCAAATATCATGGCTATGACAAGTATTTGGGTAATTGCCCGATGGTTACCAATCATCTTGTTGTCTTGATGGCACTGATCATGGGCGGTGATGATTTCCAGAAGAGTATATCCATCGCGGTTTCTGCAGGGTGGGATACTGATTGCAATGCCGGTAATGTTGGTTGTCTCAATGGTATCAGACTAGGTTTGGAGGGTATTGAGGCAGGAGCAGACTTTAGAACACCAGTTGCTGATAGGATGCTTGTGGTTACAGCAGACGGTGGGTCTTGCATCAGTGACGCTGTTCAAGAGGCCCAATCCCTGATTGCTATGAGTGATGCTTTATACAAACTAAATCCCAAAGATAAGGAATGTCGGTTCAACTTTGCTTTTCCTGGAAGCCTGCAGGGTTTCATGATCGCTCCGGGGGAAGGGATGCGGCAGACTCTCTGTTTCTTGGAAAACACCTTGCTAACTACAGGTACGCCAGGACTGCGTCTTTCCTATCGCAATCTTGCAAAGGGAACGATTGCTCGCTCCTGTGTTGAAACCTTCACAGATTTGATGCCAAAAGGCAAGGATGGTACAAGCTATTTTGAAGTCATGGCTTCCCCCACGCTCTACAGCGGTCAATGTGTTTCAACAACCCTCGTTTGTGAACAGGATAAAAACCCGGTTGCTTCGCTCTATATCCAGTACTACCAGGATGATGGGAAGTTGCTTCTTGCTACCTCTGAAGCCACGCAATTGAAGAAGGGAGAACAGGTGCTGCGTTGGGAAATCCCAGACACCAATGGCTTCCCCATATACCGAATCGGACTTGAGCTAACCAGCCGCAAGCGTCTTGATGGTTCAGTCATTATTAGACAGATGGATTGGCGCGGTGCTCCGAAGCGTTTTTCACTCCCACGGTCGTACGAGATGTCCCCGTTACTAACACCATGGACTACCGATACGATCTGGCTGAAAAGTTTCATGAGTAGTGCAAAGAATTTCTACCCAGATTACACCACCACGTTTTCCATTTCACACCCAGAAAAGCATGGTGTGGTCACTATTGGTACACAGGATTGGGATGACTATATCGTGCAAAGTACACTGACCATCATGCAACAGGAAGGATCGGGACTTGTCGCTCGCAGTCGGGGACACCGGCGGTACTATGCGGCTTTGATTCAGGATGGAAAAGCGAGAATTGTGAAACAACAGGATTCAATACAAGCCGTTCTCGCAGAATCAGATGGGCCTTATCCAATCGACACAACGTACCAAATGAGCTTCTCAGTGTATCAGGATCGTTTGACGATGGAGTTGGACGGAAAAGTAGTGCTGAAAGCCGTTGATAAAACCTATCTCAAGGGAGCTGCAGGTTTTGTTGTGAATACTGGAGCGGTGCTCATTGATGGTTTTACGGTAAGCCAAGAAAAGGATAATACATAA
- a CDS encoding ADP-ribosylglycohydrolase family protein: protein MDTVIRNKIYAGVLGKIIGVYLGRPVEGWSYQAIQDRFGEVDRYVASDLGIPLIVADDDISGTFGFFRSVADHDFPEQLSSRMVGESWLNYIIEDKTILWWGGLGRSTEHTAYLRLKNGIQSPESGSMKLNGKTLSEQIGAQIFIDAFAMMHPNDPERASRLVREAARVSHDGLAVEAAAFLGAMEADAFSVRDIDQLIDRNLRFVTSPYLLKVIDDVRSICSKHPGNWREARKTIDALYGYEKFSGPCHIIPNHAMVLASLLLGGDDFHRSITIASSAAWDTDCNAGNVGCLNGIRLGLEGINEKPFLREGVADRMLIVTADGGSCVTDAVSQSEMILQAIEGKKQDDRFSFSFPGSSQGFTACPYVEGGLATISNEKGEGLDIAVSSAQCPVAISTPTFLDFNELAKNFSTIASPTLYEGQEITLRLSCAHEGLLVTPYVLFYTREQQVESLDLQRLQLKKGYQEIVMEVPSLKGMPIFRFGLRIETTQKNDSLVVKSISWANTPKRFAQEGMMLASIWETRPYWFQSWVGSAKQFAADFLHTYCISHPEKGGVVTIGTQDWTDYRLTTNILFSLHESAGVVFRSKGLQIHYALKFEGAFALRLVYQNHGNCTLLKEVPFSYEQDRLYNVVVEADGPALSVWIDGKLIMKCIDDSLQCGGAGYIVDEGTMVARDFIIERC from the coding sequence ATGGACACAGTAATACGGAATAAAATATATGCAGGAGTACTTGGGAAGATCATAGGGGTATACTTGGGCCGACCGGTTGAGGGATGGTCTTATCAGGCCATCCAGGACCGTTTTGGTGAGGTAGATCGCTATGTGGCCAGTGATTTGGGCATTCCCCTTATTGTTGCAGATGATGATATCAGCGGAACCTTCGGGTTTTTTCGTTCGGTAGCTGACCACGACTTCCCTGAACAGCTTAGCAGCCGAATGGTCGGGGAGAGTTGGCTGAATTATATCATTGAGGACAAAACCATCCTCTGGTGGGGTGGCCTCGGACGTTCCACCGAACATACGGCGTATCTTCGTCTCAAGAATGGTATCCAATCGCCAGAGAGCGGAAGCATGAAACTCAATGGAAAAACCCTGAGTGAGCAAATTGGTGCACAGATCTTCATTGATGCCTTTGCCATGATGCATCCAAACGACCCGGAGAGGGCAAGTCGCCTGGTACGGGAAGCGGCCCGCGTAAGCCACGATGGGCTCGCCGTTGAAGCAGCCGCATTTCTGGGAGCGATGGAAGCCGATGCTTTCTCTGTTCGTGATATTGATCAACTCATTGATAGGAATCTCCGCTTTGTAACAAGCCCTTATCTCCTGAAAGTCATTGATGATGTTCGCTCCATCTGTAGCAAACATCCTGGAAACTGGCGTGAAGCGAGAAAGACTATCGATGCATTGTACGGATATGAAAAATTTAGTGGACCCTGCCACATCATTCCAAACCATGCAATGGTTCTGGCTTCCTTACTGCTTGGGGGTGATGATTTTCATCGCTCGATCACTATTGCAAGTAGTGCTGCATGGGACACTGACTGTAATGCTGGAAATGTAGGTTGCTTGAATGGAATCAGGCTTGGACTGGAAGGAATCAATGAGAAACCTTTTCTGCGTGAAGGGGTTGCCGACCGGATGTTGATAGTGACCGCTGATGGTGGTAGCTGTGTTACTGATGCTGTAAGCCAAAGTGAGATGATCCTCCAGGCAATCGAGGGGAAGAAGCAGGATGACCGATTCTCTTTCTCATTCCCTGGAAGTTCACAAGGCTTTACTGCCTGTCCCTATGTGGAGGGGGGCTTGGCAACAATTTCTAATGAAAAGGGAGAGGGGTTGGATATTGCAGTTTCTTCTGCACAATGTCCTGTCGCTATCTCAACACCAACGTTTCTGGATTTCAATGAACTGGCTAAAAACTTTTCTACCATTGCAAGTCCAACGCTTTATGAGGGACAGGAGATAACACTGAGACTGTCATGTGCACATGAAGGGCTCCTTGTTACTCCATATGTACTGTTTTATACACGTGAACAACAAGTGGAATCACTCGATTTGCAGCGATTGCAGTTGAAAAAAGGGTATCAGGAAATCGTTATGGAAGTTCCTTCATTGAAAGGGATGCCCATATTTCGCTTTGGATTGCGGATAGAGACAACACAAAAAAATGACTCGCTGGTTGTGAAATCCATTTCATGGGCAAACACTCCCAAGCGATTTGCCCAGGAAGGAATGATGCTTGCTTCAATCTGGGAAACGCGTCCTTATTGGTTCCAGTCCTGGGTGGGGTCAGCAAAACAGTTTGCTGCAGACTTCCTTCATACCTATTGTATCAGCCATCCTGAGAAGGGAGGGGTGGTAACCATAGGGACCCAGGATTGGACCGATTATCGGCTTACAACGAATATTCTTTTCAGTCTGCATGAATCAGCTGGGGTGGTATTCCGTAGCAAAGGTCTACAGATTCACTATGCACTCAAATTTGAAGGTGCTTTTGCATTGAGACTTGTTTATCAGAACCATGGAAATTGTACGTTGCTGAAAGAAGTACCTTTCTCATACGAGCAAGATAGGCTCTATAACGTAGTCGTTGAAGCTGATGGGCCTGCCCTTTCCGTCTGGATAGATGGCAAGCTGATCATGAAATGCATTGACGATTCGCTACAATGCGGGGGCGCTGGCTACATTGTCGATGAGGGAACCATGGTCGCCCGAGATTTCATCATTGAGAGGTGTTAG
- a CDS encoding secondary thiamine-phosphate synthase enzyme YjbQ — protein sequence MLYHYQIETNEHDVVALTDQVKDSVEKSGVKSGLCVVYTPHTTAGLTVTSFWDPKGFEDIQDEIRRLVPTRIDFKHQHDTPQDAAGHVKSSLIGISLTFIIEDGSLLVGHSQGVYFLEFDGPRKREYYVKILSDGMER from the coding sequence ATGCTTTATCATTATCAGATCGAGACAAATGAACATGACGTGGTTGCCCTTACCGACCAGGTGAAGGATTCTGTAGAGAAAAGTGGTGTAAAGAGTGGGTTATGTGTTGTATACACTCCACATACCACTGCCGGTCTTACCGTAACCTCCTTTTGGGATCCCAAGGGGTTTGAGGATATCCAGGATGAGATTCGTCGTCTTGTACCCACACGCATAGATTTCAAGCATCAGCATGACACCCCTCAGGATGCAGCAGGACATGTGAAGTCCTCGCTGATTGGAATCTCCCTCACATTTATCATAGAAGATGGCTCACTGTTGGTAGGGCACTCTCAAGGGGTGTATTTCCTGGAATTCGATGGTCCGAGAAAACGTGAGTATTATGTCAAGATTCTCAGTGATGGGATGGAGAGGTGA
- a CDS encoding sugar ABC transporter permease produces the protein MRTNRMYWTDYLFILPGLLLSVFIILVPGVMTIFYGFTDWNGVSANYNWIGLQNFKEMVNDEIFWRALKNNVIWTVLFLTIPVGIGLLTSFFLLYARRTYKAYQAVFIMPYILAPVTNAMLWLNIIFNPVSGLIGYLNSHGFNFGAPLGNTKTALYAVAGVDIWHYWGFLMVVYFAALRQTPEDQIEASVLEGCSFWQQFKYIYYPNIKTTMKLMFIMIIIFSFMTFDYVYLLTGGGPARATEMLSTYANSYFTTFQTGKAAAVAFIMSMFGLLAASIYVRLSRGEELE, from the coding sequence ATGCGTACCAATAGAATGTACTGGACAGATTATCTGTTTATATTACCAGGGTTGCTCCTGAGTGTTTTTATCATATTAGTTCCGGGAGTGATGACCATTTTTTATGGGTTTACTGATTGGAACGGTGTCTCGGCAAATTATAACTGGATCGGACTCCAGAATTTTAAAGAGATGGTGAATGATGAGATTTTCTGGAGAGCTCTTAAGAACAATGTAATCTGGACCGTCCTGTTCCTAACCATTCCTGTAGGTATTGGATTGCTTACCTCCTTTTTTCTTCTCTATGCGAGAAGAACATATAAGGCATACCAAGCAGTTTTCATTATGCCGTACATATTGGCCCCGGTTACCAACGCGATGCTCTGGCTCAATATCATATTCAATCCAGTTTCAGGACTTATTGGATATTTGAATTCCCATGGATTCAATTTCGGGGCTCCTCTCGGAAATACCAAGACAGCACTGTACGCAGTAGCTGGAGTGGATATTTGGCACTACTGGGGGTTCTTGATGGTTGTCTATTTTGCAGCACTACGACAAACACCTGAAGATCAGATTGAAGCTTCTGTTCTGGAAGGCTGCTCTTTCTGGCAACAATTCAAGTACATCTATTATCCCAATATCAAGACAACCATGAAACTTATGTTCATTATGATCATCATCTTCAGCTTCATGACCTTTGACTATGTGTATTTGCTCACTGGAGGTGGTCCAGCACGTGCCACAGAAATGCTCAGCACCTATGCGAACAGCTACTTCACTACGTTCCAGACCGGTAAAGCCGCAGCAGTTGCATTCATCATGTCCATGTTTGGTCTCCTTGCTGCTTCCATCTATGTCCGACTGAGTCGGGGGGAGGAATTGGAATGA
- a CDS encoding carbohydrate ABC transporter permease: MTIDKLNKRKRFGWYHLILLFFALISVAPFYLVVVNSMKAHIMIVENPINLPESFNMTNFTMAWRWGEFAKGFVNSIILTGTAIVVILFCSSTMAYAMAKNRIKIIPFLIVYFMVAMTIPIQLFMFSLYSALSKLRLLGNLNVVGVLHAALYMPTAVFLMRTYFLKIPKEMEEAARIDGASSFQVFTKVMLPVVSPGLVTVAIIVGLMSWNEYLLTSTFLQTKNRNATLGYLAMNGTFTQNMGAMMAGAVIMIVPILAFFLSVQRLFIDGLVSGSVKG; this comes from the coding sequence ATGACCATTGATAAACTCAACAAACGAAAACGATTCGGTTGGTACCATCTGATACTCCTTTTTTTCGCGCTGATTTCTGTGGCTCCTTTCTATCTGGTGGTAGTCAACAGCATGAAGGCACATATCATGATCGTGGAGAATCCCATTAATCTCCCCGAAAGTTTCAATATGACCAATTTTACGATGGCCTGGAGATGGGGGGAATTTGCGAAGGGCTTTGTAAACAGTATTATTCTCACCGGAACGGCAATCGTGGTGATCTTGTTTTGTTCCTCCACCATGGCATATGCCATGGCAAAGAATCGGATCAAGATAATTCCCTTCTTGATCGTTTACTTTATGGTAGCGATGACCATTCCCATTCAGCTGTTTATGTTCAGCCTCTATTCAGCACTTTCAAAGCTTAGGCTCTTGGGTAATCTGAATGTGGTTGGAGTATTGCATGCAGCGCTCTACATGCCTACTGCAGTCTTCTTGATGCGGACCTATTTTCTGAAGATCCCGAAAGAAATGGAAGAAGCGGCGCGCATTGATGGGGCGAGTTCGTTTCAGGTATTCACCAAGGTTATGCTGCCCGTCGTAAGCCCTGGGTTGGTTACCGTTGCCATCATCGTTGGGTTAATGAGCTGGAATGAATACCTATTGACCTCCACATTCCTACAAACAAAAAACAGAAATGCAACACTTGGGTACCTGGCGATGAATGGAACGTTCACGCAGAACATGGGAGCCATGATGGCTGGTGCAGTCATCATGATCGTACCCATCCTTGCCTTCTTCCTTAGTGTCCAACGTCTCTTCATCGATGGTTTGGTCTCTGGGTCTGTGAAAGGTTAG
- a CDS encoding nucleoside hydrolase, translated as MKKIILDCDPGMDDSMAIVMAAKSPDLALLAVTTVNGNYPVEITSKNARKVLEMLGRTDIPVAKGMASPLVRDVPKDPFTHGADGQAENFLPEPTIPLSDLGASELIISLVKQNPGEVHLIVTGPMTNIALAMKMDPSIKENIASIIAISGSFGLNEYAFLNATGDTPQSEWNVYVDPEAADIVYQSGVPLVALGLDVATHFSVNFSVETIDLFKRSEKREASFLAQAIRFVEGRGFEAYCTIIDCMAVAYAIDPTLVETFKGRVGIETKDGLTLGMTVLDRRHHHVWEHLPLVEIGKQADHQRFLDLLTQLVLA; from the coding sequence ATGAAGAAGATAATTCTTGATTGCGACCCAGGAATGGATGATTCCATGGCAATTGTCATGGCTGCAAAATCTCCCGATCTTGCGCTTCTGGCGGTGACAACGGTAAATGGGAATTACCCGGTGGAAATAACCAGCAAGAACGCTCGAAAGGTCTTGGAGATGCTTGGAAGGACTGATATCCCTGTAGCCAAAGGAATGGCTTCTCCCTTGGTGCGTGATGTGCCAAAAGATCCATTCACCCATGGTGCAGATGGCCAGGCGGAAAACTTTCTTCCTGAGCCTACGATACCACTGAGTGATCTTGGTGCAAGTGAGTTGATCATCTCTCTGGTGAAGCAAAATCCTGGGGAGGTTCATCTCATTGTAACCGGTCCTATGACCAATATTGCCCTGGCAATGAAGATGGATCCATCCATCAAGGAAAATATAGCCTCCATCATCGCCATCAGTGGTTCCTTTGGCCTGAACGAGTATGCGTTTCTCAATGCCACAGGGGATACTCCCCAGAGTGAATGGAATGTCTATGTTGATCCTGAAGCCGCTGATATCGTTTACCAAAGTGGAGTCCCCTTGGTTGCCTTGGGACTGGATGTCGCAACCCATTTTTCAGTTAATTTCTCAGTGGAAACGATTGATCTTTTCAAGAGAAGTGAAAAAAGGGAAGCTTCTTTCCTTGCCCAAGCTATTCGATTTGTGGAAGGTAGGGGCTTTGAGGCCTACTGCACCATTATCGATTGCATGGCAGTTGCCTATGCAATCGATCCTACGCTGGTTGAGACGTTCAAAGGCAGGGTAGGGATTGAAACCAAGGATGGTCTTACATTGGGAATGACGGTACTCGATAGACGGCATCACCATGTGTGGGAACATCTTCCTCTTGTGGAGATTGGCAAACAAGCAGACCATCAGCGATTCCTTGACTTACTGACCCAATTGGTCTTGGCCTAA
- a CDS encoding SIS domain-containing protein — MNETSNVIRDQVFSLPRLLRQQYNDLEPKTRKVLTTPQIFSVQRIILTGCGDSYAAGMAMQRVFERLTRLPVELVTAIDLARFYDEKRLGDAPNNPLVIAVSNSGSGARVGEAVQRARKHKAFVLGVTKSTETLLGQNSDAIVPLDIPSFPSAPGTRSYLVSLLALLLLAIRIGEVRGCYTMDHATSMRKDILDQADRLEEMLPSIDMHMLDVAKRWKHLEAWDFVGAGSDYATAWFGQAKVMEATGQYAMHINSEEWLHLNFFMRKSTQLGTVVVVSADNAALSRTKEMLSYAKTLQRPLLLVTDSIQQDVEGTQVLYPARAVVDSLSLFQFVPISLLVGYVMQLIGEEHGRGCTGLWEFCQGGAAVKNSAIEIL, encoded by the coding sequence ATGAACGAGACAAGCAATGTAATAAGGGATCAGGTTTTCAGCCTCCCCAGGCTGCTGAGGCAGCAATATAACGACCTTGAGCCTAAAACAAGGAAGGTGTTGACCACACCGCAAATATTTTCAGTGCAGCGGATAATTCTGACAGGATGTGGGGATTCCTATGCAGCAGGGATGGCTATGCAACGTGTTTTTGAGCGTCTGACCCGATTGCCTGTGGAATTGGTCACTGCCATTGACCTCGCTCGATTCTATGATGAAAAGCGACTTGGGGATGCCCCGAACAATCCTTTGGTCATTGCGGTAAGCAACAGCGGAAGTGGTGCTCGAGTGGGCGAAGCTGTTCAACGGGCAAGAAAACATAAAGCGTTCGTCCTGGGAGTTACAAAATCAACAGAGACACTGTTGGGACAGAACTCCGATGCAATCGTACCGCTGGATATTCCTTCTTTTCCCAGTGCTCCAGGAACCCGGTCATATTTGGTATCACTCCTGGCTTTGCTGTTGCTTGCAATCAGGATCGGGGAAGTCCGCGGATGTTATACGATGGACCATGCCACCTCGATGAGAAAGGATATTCTTGATCAAGCTGATCGCTTGGAAGAGATGCTTCCCTCCATTGATATGCATATGCTTGATGTCGCAAAACGATGGAAGCACCTGGAAGCTTGGGACTTTGTAGGAGCTGGTAGTGACTATGCCACCGCTTGGTTTGGACAGGCAAAGGTCATGGAAGCTACTGGACAGTATGCCATGCATATAAACAGTGAAGAGTGGCTCCATCTGAATTTCTTCATGAGAAAAAGTACGCAATTGGGAACCGTAGTGGTTGTTTCTGCTGATAATGCCGCGTTAAGTAGGACCAAGGAGATGCTTTCGTACGCTAAGACCCTTCAAAGACCGCTACTTCTCGTGACTGATTCCATACAACAGGATGTGGAGGGAACACAGGTGCTTTACCCCGCAAGGGCAGTAGTCGACTCACTCAGCCTTTTCCAGTTTGTACCTATCAGCCTGTTGGTTGGCTATGTGATGCAGCTGATTGGAGAAGAACATGGAAGGGGATGCACTGGCCTTTGGGAGTTTTGCCAAGGTGGTGCCGCAGTAAAGAATAGTGCGATAGAGATTCTGTAG